One genomic window of Sphingobacterium oryzagri includes the following:
- a CDS encoding RagB/SusD family nutrient uptake outer membrane protein — protein MNTKNITVTGILLSFLCFSSCSSSFLDVEPMTNVLENNFYKNVADAEMALVGCYDGYQRTASNGSLSFNVVADILSDVSFGGTGNTDNRAYQVLDRFDKNESPSDNNLFDGTWTDYYAAIYRCNILLEKLEGADFASNPAAKLRIEGETRFLRGLLYFDLVRLFERVPLLVKPTTENVPQAEAKATYDVIVDDLIFAMENIPADAYPKARASVNDGRATRYAAQALLARVYLFYTGYYAKEDLAVSKAQVLAGLEEAISSGEFALVSSFASLWPAASYKPNAAENTLDRTTYAGEGNSEVVFAQKFNSTQDYNGNTDGNRWLVLLGLRNTNASPYGQGWGGGTVSRRFVNEFSASDTRKVASIIDIEGEGIANFDSKDQREYTGFANKKYTPTALPDGTSNTGGEKDFQISQDQDFFVIRYADVLLMAAELGSANAQSYFDQVRRRAHQGAFTPLAVSKANILRERKFEFAFEGIRYWDLLRQGLETAATSLVMTENVLSGTAPDQVVVRRENFVATKGFMQIPSNQITRSSGLLVQNAGW, from the coding sequence ATGAACACAAAAAATATAACGGTTACGGGAATATTATTGTCCTTTCTGTGTTTTTCAAGCTGCTCTTCCAGTTTTCTGGATGTAGAGCCGATGACAAACGTACTCGAAAATAACTTCTATAAAAATGTAGCTGATGCAGAAATGGCCTTGGTAGGCTGTTATGACGGTTACCAACGCACGGCTTCTAACGGCAGCTTATCTTTCAACGTCGTTGCTGATATTCTATCCGATGTTTCTTTTGGTGGAACCGGAAATACGGATAACAGAGCCTATCAGGTATTGGACAGGTTTGACAAAAACGAATCTCCTTCGGATAATAATCTTTTCGATGGGACGTGGACGGATTATTACGCGGCCATCTACCGCTGTAATATCTTGCTGGAAAAACTGGAAGGGGCTGATTTTGCAAGTAACCCGGCCGCGAAATTACGCATAGAAGGAGAAACCCGATTTCTTCGCGGGCTGCTGTACTTCGATCTGGTCAGGCTTTTCGAACGGGTGCCTTTATTGGTTAAACCGACCACGGAAAATGTGCCGCAAGCGGAGGCCAAAGCAACCTATGATGTCATTGTTGACGATTTGATTTTTGCGATGGAAAATATCCCCGCAGATGCCTATCCGAAGGCCCGTGCATCGGTCAACGATGGTCGTGCAACGCGCTACGCGGCTCAGGCACTATTAGCCCGCGTGTACCTTTTTTACACCGGATATTATGCAAAAGAGGACCTTGCGGTGTCGAAAGCGCAAGTACTCGCTGGCTTGGAAGAAGCGATATCCAGTGGCGAATTTGCGTTGGTATCCTCATTTGCATCGTTGTGGCCTGCGGCCAGCTATAAACCCAATGCGGCAGAAAATACACTGGATAGGACAACCTATGCGGGTGAGGGAAACAGTGAAGTCGTCTTTGCACAGAAGTTCAACAGTACGCAAGATTATAATGGAAATACCGATGGAAATAGGTGGTTGGTATTATTGGGCTTGCGCAATACCAATGCATCGCCTTATGGACAAGGTTGGGGAGGCGGAACGGTGAGCAGGCGATTTGTCAACGAATTTTCGGCCAGTGATACGAGAAAAGTCGCATCCATTATTGACATTGAAGGCGAAGGTATCGCGAATTTCGACAGTAAAGATCAGCGCGAATATACCGGCTTTGCGAACAAAAAATATACGCCCACAGCGCTGCCCGATGGTACGTCGAACACCGGCGGAGAGAAAGATTTTCAGATTTCACAAGATCAGGATTTTTTTGTTATCCGGTATGCCGATGTGTTGCTGATGGCTGCTGAGCTAGGCAGTGCAAATGCACAAAGCTATTTCGATCAAGTGCGGCGAAGGGCACACCAGGGGGCTTTCACGCCACTTGCCGTTTCCAAAGCAAACATTCTGCGGGAAAGGAAGTTTGAATTTGCGTTCGAGGGCATCCGTTATTGGGATCTTTTGCGACAAGGCTTGGAAACTGCTGCAACCAGCTTGGTCATGACGGAAAATGTGCTCAGCGGAACGGCTCCGGATCAAGTAGTCGTAAGACGCGAAAACTTCGTGGCTACCAAAGGCTTTATGCAGATACCGAGCAATCAGATCACCCGTTCAAGTGGTTTGCTGGTGCAAAATGCAGGCTGGTAG